The Colletotrichum destructivum chromosome 8, complete sequence genome includes the window taaaaaagaagaagaaaaaaaggagtGTTTAGCGGGCGACATCGGGAAAGGCGTTGAAATTTACACGGGGTTGGATCTTTCAGTGTTGCAACACAATTCAACCATCCTTCGACACGAGGCTTAGTAAACATGCACAACCCCCTGTGTGGCAGCTATTAAGCTATACTTCCGATATAGTTCAAGGGGAGTACGTCTTTAGCCTAGAAGTAAGCTGTTCAAGGGCTGAATGTGACCATGGAGGGTATCTTTCTCGTTTTATTATACACATCTATACAACGGATTTATCCATTTTTACAGGTCCGACACGGCATCCTCGCAGCGAGCGCACAGCGCGTCCTCCTTGGGCGCGATGTACCGCCAGCACCGAGAGCACTTGTGCTCCTTCGGCGGCAGCACGGACACGGTTCCCTTGGCGCCGTTGACCTCGAACGCCTCATCGTAGCGCCACTCGCTCTCGGAGGGGATCTCCGCGTTCGTCTCGACGGACGACACGACGAACATGGCCTCCAGCTCGTTGCCGTACTTGCCCAGCACGCCGGCGACCGCCTGGTCCTCAGTGGTTATGACTACCGAGGACTGGAGCGACGACCCGAGGACCTTGGCCAGACGGCCCTTCTCGAGCGCCGCTttgacggcgccggagaCGGACATGAGCACCGGGAGGTCCCTGCGGATGGATGACTCTCCGATAGCTGACGGGGCGCGGTCATGAATTGGCGCGTCGCGCGGGGCGTAGAGAGGGTGGAGGATGGTGCTGTCCGCCTTCATGTAGTCGGGACGATGGTCCCATGCCTCCTCGACCAGAAGGGGCGTCATAGGCGACAGCATCCGGAGGAAGCCCAGGAATATGGGCTccaggacgccgccgccgtcaccacaGTAGAGACGGTCCTTCATGGCCTCCAGGTAAAAGGCCGACAGGTCGTTGGCGACCCAGCGATTCAGGGCGTTGAAGGCCTTGTAAAACTCGTGCGCCGCGAACGCCCTGTGGACTTCCTCCATGACGTCCTTCAGCTGCACGAGCGCGATGTGGTCCAGGGCCGTAGCCGGAGCGGTGCGGGCCGACTCGTGCATCGAGCCGGTCAGCATCTTGATGATGGTGCGGTACTTGACCAAGATCGTGTGGACAGACTTCAAGACCGACTGGCCGATGGCGACGTCTCTGGTGTACTCGGAGCTAGCGGCCCACAGACGGAGCGCGTCCGGGCCCAAGGCTTCGTATGTCGGGCCCGCGCCGGCTTTCTTGTCCTTGCCCCTGACCTTGATCGGGGGCAGCAAGGTGCCGTCCATGATTTGGGCAGGCGTGATGGTGTTGCCAATCGACTTTGACATCTTCTTGCCGGCCTGATCCAAGGTGAAGCCGTGTGTGATGAGTGTCTTGAACGGGGATTTGGGCTGCGCCTGAGATGCCTCGTCGCTCTCAGCTCTTTGGGCGGCGACGTAGGACAGCAGACTGGACTGGAACCAGCCGCGATGCTGGTCAGATCCTTCGAGGTAGACGTCGGCTTGTCCGCGGCTTTCGGTCCAGCTGCTTCCGCTGTCAAACCAGACATCCATGGTATCGGTGCCCCGGCGGTATTGCCCCTTGAGAGACGGAGCGAACCAGGCAGGTTCATCAGGAGCATCGGAGAACCaggcgtcgatgccgcgcTGCTGGATGACGGAGATGATGTGGTCGACAGATTCCTCTGTCACCACAGCATCTCCATTGACATCGTACAGAGCAGGAATGGGCACTCCCCAGGCCCGCTGACGCGAGATGCACCACTCgctgcggccgacgacgaagctcTCGAGGCGGGTGCGCCCCGAAGGCGGCACAAACTTGACTTCCTTCAACGCGTTGATGGCATCGTCCTTGATGCtgccgacgtcggcgaaCCACTGGGCCGTGGACCTCATGACAACGGGCTGCTTCGTCCGCCAGTCATAGGGGTACTTGTGCTTGTACTTTGCGGCGTTCAAGACGTCATCTTGGATCAGGGCGAGGACAGCCTTGCTGCCACCCTTGAGGATGGAAGAAGCCTCGGTCAACCTTTCGGGGGCATCGGGGAAGGCTTCACGTGTGAAATTTCCCTCGTCATCGATGGGCGCGaaggcgtcgatgccgagctcTGCACAAGCCTCGTAGTCCTCAAAGCCATGGCCCGGAGCGACATGAACCAAGCCGGTTCCAGAGTCGGCCGATACAAAGTCTGCATGGATAATGGGTTGGGCAACGGATTGGGCGCCCTGCAGTCTGTTACGGTACTTTAAGCCCTTTAGTTCGGAGCCTTTGATCGACGCCACCACGACCTGGGGTTCCTCCTCGGTGAAGAGACCCTTAACAGCTTCGAGACGGCTAACTGCAGTGAGATAGGCGCTTCCGTTGACAGAGATGACTGCATAATCGAGATCGTCGTGGATCGCAATGGCCCTGTTTGCCGGGAGTGTCCAGGGGGTAGTGGTCCAAATGATGGCGTAGAGCTGACCCGAGAACCCGCCCAAGGACGGCCCGCCGATGATGGGATATCGCACGTAAGCGGCCGTCGATACATGGTTCTCGTTGTACTccagctcagcctcagcCAAGGCGGTTCTCGAGGACGGTGACCAGTATACGGGCTTGCTCTTGCGGTAGATGAGGCCTCGACGGACCATCTGCTGAAACAGGCGCAGCTGCCGTATTTCGAAATCAGGGTCCATAGTCGTCCATCGCGAATCCCAGTCGGCCATGACGCCGTATGATCGGAAGCCGTCCATCTGCTCCAGCACCGTAGTAGAGGCGAGCTGTCTAGCGGCCTTGCGTATCTCGACGGCGGTCatgtccttgccgccggagGTGCCGACGGCCTTCAACTCGATGGGGAGACCATGGCAATCCCAACCAGGCCTGTAGCGTATGCGGTAGCCTACAAGGACGATGTTAGCCCACTGACAGAGGCCAGAATGGCCGAGTGTGTCCAACCTTGTTGGACCTTGACCCGGTTGATCATGTCCTTCAAGATCTTGTTCAAGGCATGACCGACGTGAAGGCCTCCATTGGCGTACGGGGGACCGTCATGCAGGGTGAAACCGGGCCTCGACTCATTGGAGGACTGCCATTTGTAAAAGTCGTCGGCGGATCGGCGCAGGTAGTCGGCTTGGAACTGCGGGAGCGGGCGCGGTCTGGGACGGGCCCGGGTGACGGGTCAGCTGAGGTTGGGACGGAGGGACAGCATCGGGGCGGAGGGCGGCAGGGCCGGAGCGGGATCACAGCTTACGGAAAGGTAGATTTAGGTAACCTCAGTGTCGATGCCCATGACTTCGACATGATCGCTTTGTAAGCATCACTGCGGACGGTAGCTTTGAATTTTGGGGTGGTGAGTGAGGTCTTGATAGCTCCAACTGGTCAGAGCAACACGCTCCGGAGGTGGAGGACGCGCGATTCCGATAAAAGTTTTAGTGGGGCGTATCAATTGTGTCAAGTGAATGCCTGAGGTTACACATCCGCTGCATGTTCTCAGATACCTAAGCACTGTAGATAcctgcctgctgctgcattgTGCAGCGGCCCCACATGAGCAACCGCACAGGCGAACCTACTCTGAATGGAAGGGAAGGGCACGGCACGCACGCACGCTGTTTGGCCCGAAGTACACGTCCCTTTCCCGACCGCAATGGCGTGCAGGTGGGCCCAGGAAAGGTACACCAGCAGAGTGGGGCACACTTACTCGACATCATTCCGTCCATGTCATCTCAAGCTTCAGTCGCTCGGCTTAAAAACCACAGCTTCCTTGCAGAAACACATACAAGTACAACATCACCTGCCGTTCTCACCCGTTGACTTTGAGGACACATCTCTACCGTACAGGTGCCTCGGCCCGAATCATCCACAAGGTTCGCCGCGTCGCATCAGCTACTCAACGCCTTGACTGGACACCGAAAGCCGCGTCTAGTCTCATActatacacacacacccacacgTGTTATTGTGACCTGGTTTTGTGCTTCGAAAACCAcccgacgatggcgccgctCCGTCGGTATTTGAGAATCACAAAGTATTCCGTGCTCGAGTGTCGCATCTATCTCGACAACCCGGCTCTGGCACAGACCTGGCTTCTGAACCCGCGGAACCCCATCTTGCCCAAAGTTATTGAGAGCGTCCGTCCACTGGTACTGCCGAAACTgcgcgaggagaaggagagggaacGCACTAGAAAGAAGagctccaagaagaagagcatgaaggatgtcgtcgtccaaggTTCGTCGTGCTGTTTCGCAACTTTGCTAgctgtcactgtcactgcCGCACAACCCAGCTTTCATGGTCGCAATCGGCCTGGTCCAGACCCTTCGAACCGGAAAAGGTTGGCTGATCATAGCATTGACCAGATGAGTTTGAGGTGTCGATGTTCCTGACCGAGACGAGTACACGCCACTCGCTGCTCACTAAGCACAAGCAGTTCCGCGACAAAACAAGCGGCAAACTGCAGTCTAATTCTAACAAGCTCACTGGCGAAACGAACGACGCACCCATCGACCTGGACATGGAGGCCGAGGCTCCCGGTGCCACGGTGCAAATTCGGGAAGAGAGCGAGTCCGAAGGCGACTCGGGCGGTCTTTCCCGCATCCCCGCTGTCGATGAAACgagccggcctcggcggtcaAAAAGACAGCGCGGGGAAGCTCGCGAAACGGACGCTGATTCCGAGGTGCATTCGAATGATGACGCCGGTGCGGAGGCCTCGGCAATTGAGATAGAATCCGAGGACGACGTACTCCGGCCGTCCAAGCGTCTCAAGGGGCAGCACCAGACCGGGTCTGACGTGGAgcaagatgatgatgatgacaagaagaagaagatggccatggACGTTTCATACGAAGGTTTTGCTATCTATGGCCGTGTGCTCtgcctcgtcgtcaagaagAGGCAAGGTCTGAGATTAGCAGCTTCGAGCGGAGCCGGGAACGCCAAGCACCCTGCCGGCCAGGCCAGTATGGAGAACTGGATCAGCTCTACCCAGATGCCTAATcctggcgccgaggaggacgcgtCTTGAGGCGCAAGAGAGCGGCCACTAGGACAAGGAAGTTGAGGCTACCCGGGGTGACTCACATGCACATGGGGTGTGCCCAAGGGCGACGgggagctgctgctccttgTCAGCATCATCAGACTGATGGCACGATGACAGCCCACATCAGATCGATCAGTGACACTTCTGTCATTTGTTGGGATGCATAGCGTATGCTAGGCTGACAAACAACGACCGGGCAAGGAGCTATTCCCCGCCTATTGTTTCGTGTGCCCCAACTAGCCAAGTCTTTCTTAATAGACGCGCCACGATCATAAGACGGCTTCTTATCACAGATCGAGATCCGAAGAGGAGTGCAGCAAGAATAAGCGGTTGTTTCGTGAGAGCTCCACCGCCTGTCCATCACGAGAACGAAAAGTGATTCAGGAATCATGGTTCAGACACGTGCTTCCAAGGTTGAAGATATGCCAAGGTTGGGGGGTATACGCTTCGGAAGTTGGAATGACATGGTCAACCTGAACTCTATCTTTGGACTGTCGATGAGACTGTCTACGCAACCTGGTAGGGATGCTCCGGTTTCGTGGACGGGGCCTGATACGCTTGTCGGCCGCCGTACCGTCTACCGGGACTGTCCCGGGCTTCCAGCGCTCTACCGCGGCATGGCGCCGAAGTGTCGATCCAAAAAGGGCCATGGGCAGCGGTTGTTGAAGATGCATGGCCAGCACAATGCTCAACCAGGCTGGTGAATAACTGAAACCAGCTCAGGGAAACCCAAAATGGCAGAAGCCATCTCAGTCCAAAGGCCTGCGGCTAGtttgggaggggagaggggcggTTACGACGTTACGCGCAACGTATGAATGAATGACTCGGGTTGTTGGGTATTTCCGCCAACAAGTCCAAAGCTAGCTTTACCAACCTGCCAAACTATTGGAAGCATGAACATCAGTTGGCGTCTGCGTCAATTTAGAATTTGCGCGTTCCTATCAACCCCTCGTCTTGACCGTCGCACACTCTCCTTGGCGTGGCTCAGCAGCTAATTATATCTGCCTCGTTACGatttcgacgacgacagcgacgacgatgacgataGCGTCCGAACAAACAAAAGACGGCAGCCTCGATCGAGCGCGTGATGTCACAATCGCCACGATGCCCGGGCTTCGGAGGTTTGTTATCGACTTTCCGGCCGAGGCTACTGGACCAGGGACAACAGGGACAACCAGGGATACGGTAGCTTTCGACTACATGACACATGCCATTAGACGTAGGTAGGCTGTCTCGAAAGTAACCTTTGGTGGGTGGGTTTTGTAACGGACGCGTTGCTTTCAGAGGAGAGGCTAACAAGAACCCCGATCATGGTATACGATTACTTTCAAGTGGGCTGCCTAAAGCAAGGATGTTATTTGTTCTCTATTGTACCTGTCGTTGTTGGACGGAAACATTGACACCGAACCTTGCCAGACACGCGATGGAAGGCTTATTTCACTCATTGTACGGATACACCGGCGTCCAATTCGGAGAGATACATCCCAAGCGGGTACCGGAAGATTTGCGTCGGTGAGAAGGTTTCGGAGCTCTAAACAAACGGACACCGAACACCGTCATCGGTGATTTGAACGGGTTGACTGGAGGAACTGGTGCACACCATCAATAAGTCTGCGGACCAAGTGGCAAGAAGATAATGCTATACGATAACGACGGCCTAACCAGAGTTGATTCGGCCGATGACAACTCGCGGACCGACTTTGTTGATAGGCAGAAAGCGCGCTAGATTCGCTTCCCGTTGAAGCCGCCACAGCACACAGACTCTGGCGGTCGGACGACTATGACGAGCAACTACAACTAGGCTAGACTAGTATGACTCTGTGTGACTCTGATCCGTGCCGTCGGACAGCATGATGAGCCATCCCCAACGGGGACGGAGGTGCATCCCATCGCACTATCTTGGTCTGACGGGGTATCATGAGGGTTCGTTCCCGATAACAGGTAACAGGGCCAGCTTGGATGCTCACCGagcatggggggggggagattGACAACGTGGTGATCTTGACCCGTTACCCCGCCATAAGCTGACAGTTTAGAATTGATTGACCATctggcggcagcgaggcaGAGCTGATCCTACTGCCGAACAGCAACCCCCGGCCGCGAGTCCACATGACCGTCTGCCGTCATGGGTTGCGCGTTCGAAGAGGGTGTGCACGACGGTGTCGTTCCATCTCAACTCCTCAAGCCATTGGCGCACTAAGGAAACGAATCCGAGAAGAtatcgccgtcgtcgtcgaggtacAGCGCCTACTGGTCGACCAACCGTTTTGAAACCCCCACCCAGTCGGATTGGACTTGACGGGCAACGTTCGCTTCCCCGTACGAGCAGGGTGTCTGTCAAGAGGATGGATGTCGACATCCAGTGATCGGACGAGAACGGCCCTGCATGTCCGTAAAAGGCCACCGTTTCGACGGGACGTGCGGACACTTTGACGCAGACGGAGTTCATGGAGGGtgggggaagaagatggagggagggggggggcgggatCTCGTCTCAGATGTCGTGTCCGTACCCTTGGGGCAAAAGGGTGCCGCGGGCCCGGAGTTGGGACAGTTAAGCAAACTTTTCAATGTTTTACCTGAAATGGTTGCATCGGAAcacgtctctctctctctctctctctctccctctcacacacacacacacacaacatCGCTCGGCCGGCGGAGTTTCCGTCGGCGGGATACGGAGGCGGCCAGTTGTGATAGCAGGCGCCTACGGCGGCAacggagaggagggaggcaaACCGACGGAAACTCCCGTCCGTGGCAAGACTGCATCGGGAAACCCAGAATAAACCACGAACCCGACCTGGACCGTATCTGTATGTCCCTCTGCGACGTGTCCCTCGTCCCTtgcaggcgggcgg containing:
- a CDS encoding Putative aminoacyl-tRNA synthetase, class I, isoleucine-tRNA ligase codes for the protein MQQQAVGAIKTSLTTPKFKATVRSDAYKAIMSKSWASTLRLPKSTFPPRPLPQFQADYLRRSADDFYKWQSSNESRPGFTLHDGPPYANGGLHVGHALNKILKDMINRVKVQQGYRIRYRPGWDCHGLPIELKAVGTSGGKDMTAVEIRKAARQLASTTVLEQMDGFRSYGVMADWDSRWTTMDPDFEIRQLRLFQQMVRRGLIYRKSKPVYWSPSSRTALAEAELEYNENHVSTAAYVRYPIIGGPSLGGFSGQLYAIIWTTTPWTLPANRAIAIHDDLDYAVISVNGSAYLTAVSRLEAVKGLFTEEEPQVVVASIKGSELKGLKYRNRLQGAQSVAQPIIHADFVSADSGTGLVHVAPGHGFEDYEACAELGIDAFAPIDDEGNFTREAFPDAPERLTEASSILKGGSKAVLALIQDDVLNAAKYKHKYPYDWRTKQPVVMRSTAQWFADVGSIKDDAINALKEVKFVPPSGRTRLESFVVGRSEWCISRQRAWGVPIPALYDVNGDAVVTEESVDHIISVIQQRGIDAWFSDAPDEPAWFAPSLKGQYRRGTDTMDVWFDSGSSWTESRGQADVYLEGSDQHRGWFQSSLLSYVAAQRAESDEASQAQPKSPFKTLITHGFTLDQAGKKMSKSIGNTITPAQIMDGTLLPPIKVRGKDKKAGAGPTYEALGPDALRLWAASSEYTRDVAIGQSVLKSVHTILVKYRTIIKMLTGSMHESARTAPATALDHIALVQLKDVMEEVHRAFAAHEFYKAFNALNRWVANDLSAFYLEAMKDRLYCGDGGGVLEPIFLGFLRMLSPMTPLLVEEAWDHRPDYMKADSTILHPLYAPRDAPIHDRAPSAIGESSIRRDLPVLMSVSGAVKAALEKGRLAKVLGSSLQSSVVITTEDQAVAGVLGKYGNELEAMFVVSSVETNAEIPSESEWRYDEAFEVNGAKGTVSVLPPKEHKCSRCWRYIAPKEDALCARCEDAVSDL